agaagaaagaagcattGCATGAACAGAGTCAAGAATGTGGCGGTGTTTACGTTCAACTCGGCCATTTTGTTGAGAGGTACTAGGGTAAGAAAACTCAGACAAAGTACCCTATTCTGCAAGAAAGGCTAAAAGTTTGGAATCACGGTCGATAGCATTATCGTATCGAAAAACCTTAATGACCTTGGaaaactgagttttaatcataATGGCAAAGTTAATATAAATCTGAGGTAACTCATGACGATTAGTCATCAAATAAACCTAAGTAAAGCgtgaataatcatcaataaaaatgACAAAGTATCGAGCTCCTCCCATAGAAGCGGTAGGAGCGGGGCCCCAAACTCAGAGTGGATAAGATCAAAAGGAAACCAAGCAAGGAATTATTGTGAAACGATAAAGTAGGTTGTTTGGCGGTTTGACAAAAAATACAATCAAAAGACTCATTACGAACCTGATCCAACATACCCTGAGACACAAGAGGACGCAATTTACCCAAAGAGCTGTGGGCAAGACGTTGATGCCATAAGTGAAAGGTAGATGGTAAATAAGCAGCACAAAGATTTGGCACAGAAGGAATATAAAGATTCTCGAGTTCAAACAACCTTCCAACCTTATGTCTAGTTCCGATGATTTGTCCCGTCCGACGATCTTGTACATGacaacaaaaaatagaaaaattcacATCAAAACCGAGATCAACAAGTTGTCCAACAGAAATAAGATTAAAGTTCAATTTAGGAACATAATAAGTATCAGGGAGATTAAGAGTTGACTGGAAAATAGAACCCTTGTGTATCGCGTGCAAGAGGGAACCATTAGCAGTATTGATAGAAGGTGCATTTGTAGTGGTAGACAAAGACGAGAAAAGATAATACAAAGGAGACATGAATGAGTTTTcattagaaaaaaaagaacctaataccatgttagaaacaagagactaaaTTGGAGAAGGAATTTGTGTATTATTGAGTTGTGTGAAAGTACAATGTACAAGGGGTATATATAGCCGCTAGAagaatcaaagtaataaaaatatagaatcatacaattaatatacagatatgctatataaatataaattatactaatttatCTAAAATGATTCTCTAACATTCTCAATTTTGCCTAGTTTTTCTTGTTagttttttcattttgtttattttagtttatgaacaATTGTTgaatttctaattttcttttaatgcaatttgatattTGATGTTTTATTTATACTTAATTGAGTTGATATTATTACTTTCTTGCATTGATCGAGTAGTTGTAATTGTTactatttcttgcaatttatgatgtttttcttttatgcctatcatgtgtttgataaaatgcttatttaattagaggacctgattttaatttttaaatgcttttttttttaaacaaaaattagaGTGGCCAATTTCAaggttaaaatttttttaattttcaaaaacttaaaTCGAACAATCTaatttgtaatttaaaaaaataataattaaataacataAATCGATAGATCCAATTTTTAGATATTATTGTACAACTAAACAAAAAATTGGAGGCATCGATTTCTTTAATTCCATAGtattgcaatttatatttcccATCTTATTCTTTTGTTATATACACTCATATGCAGCataaaaaatgatatattttttatcgtGACGAAACAAATTATATATTCCcgacaaaaaacataaaatctcataaaaaaaaaagggtttatGATGCAAtgcatgataaaaatattttagagagTGATTGAAATCTTGACATAATGATAATTCATTTGTTTTATGAGTAATTATATTTGTATTCGAAATTTGAATGAAAACAAGTAGTAGATAAGAACTGTTTCGACTGAATTTTGCTTTTTTGACCTCGACATGAGGTGTTGATTAAGCTTATATCAAGATCTCAATTTGGAGAGCAGATACAATTTCTTTTGTGGGTTGCTCTTAGAATTTAGAGATCGTATCAAATAGAAAtgtaaaaacaaacaaataaataaattatataaaacaaaagtaagaaagaacaagtgcaaacaataaaaaattgaaaattgcaAAGCTTgtattaaaatatacaaaaattgaTAAGAGtttgaatgaaaataaaagaagaatttaaatcataaaaaaaaaataacataattgaAATGAccgaaaaagaaaatagaatctCTCAATACTTACATAGACTCGTAACTCATGTTTCGTGTTTGTAATTAAGAATTTTTAGTATGTGAATGAATGAAAATTCTCCTAATTTGTTGAAACTAATcttatttatagaaaaaaaattttaaactaattGATATAACCTTATATTTCAAATAGTCTTAAACTTTAAGTAGTTTTGAATCTTAAGTAAATTTAAATTCCtaatagttttaaatttcaaataattttagatCTTATATAATCTTTAACctcaaataaatttaaacacaaaatataaagtaacttgattattaaatttaacccattcttattttctttaactataatatattttatgCATTTCTAATATTTAGCTTTAACTGTAGAATTTTTTTTGACATCAATTATTTGTGCCAAAATTTTGGCACAACAGAAACAATTCGTTTGTTTCGTAAATAACTATTTTTGTTCAAAACTTAAATGAGATCAAATAAcgaataataatttttagactaatatagatatatttataatattgtAATGTCTAAAGTTAAAGTTATCTAACCTAtcaaccaaaaaaatattttacagaAAATAATTCACCCATCGTTTTCTGTCGGATTAACGAACGGATCGGATCACTCCAATGTCTGAGATCTCATGATCTCTCGTGGCACTAAGCACTAGTGATTATTATGAATATGATAATTTCTCTGTGGAAgattattaaatattttgagGAATCGATTGCTCTTTTATTCTTTGCACCCATCGAGTTTGCTCTTTACTCTTTAGCTTCTACTGTGTCTTCACCCTGTTCTTGATAAGCATCGACTACCTGTCAAATCATTTACGCACCTCTTTCTTCCTTTGTTTTTTTCCCTTATTATAAACCCACTTCTTTATTATATCATATTCAAACAAGATAAGATCATCAACCGTAAGCTATTTTGAAATGTTATGCATCAGAATTAATGGCAtagatttatttcttttattttggtcACTAATCaacaatgaatttttaaatagaacataaatttattataaattaatctttaatttatcaaattaaaatatatcgtcaaaaaatataatttttgtaatatttacaaaaatttattttagatcgtctacaataaatttatctttatataatataaaaaaaaaagtttaggggccatcaattttattatattttggcCAACATGTAACTAGCAGAGAAATATGAATCATTAGATAAAatttcacaccaatctcacactaTTAAATCATCATTAATAACTAGTTGATGACTACTAATCACAAATATTGCTGTCCTCTAATATTACTTTAATataaaatcacattttttaatataattaaaattaaaatttgagagAATATATTTATAATCTGTCAAATTCTTCTTAATTTCATCCTTAGAAGTTTTAATccttttaaactaattttttatttaaattaaaacatctcaattttaatataatatcaaaatttatctatataatttagttaaatttccgtggatattatttatttttacaaattttaacttacgaagatatttaaaaaaaatagaagaaaaagtaaaatataacttcaaagtaaattaaaatatacacGAATTTAGTTACatctcaaataattttttttcctgccaacccaaaatttagaaagaaactTCATAAATAGTGGCGGAGTTTGAACAGAAATTTTGAGTGGGCAAcatacaatttaaaaaataaaaaataatatattatatttttatttagctacaaagaaataatattaaacTAAATATAGTGAAATCATGTTGGATAATTTGTAtcagataaataataattatataaatattttttatattgatattatttattataacatcttttaattttatcttttttttttagtgatattgtcaaaattaaaactaactatttttaagatttCAAGAAATAAGATCAAACAAATAATAccaaatttattaattagtttttattatttgaacCTTTAAAGATTATAGACTTGCATTGAATcgttttttttatgatttattagaGTAGTGGAACTATCAATAGATATTAATATTgtagattatttttttttttcttgaacaTTAGCCTTTCTcttaaaaaagatataattctttaatttttattattatatttgtaaaaaaattagaatatataaaatattaaatatgtaaaaGAAATTATCATTACaatgataaatattaaaaattataatacacgttaattgataatttgaattttttattaataaaaaatttaattaagaaaatagaaaaatataaaataatattaaaataaattgataaaaaaattatttaatttttcaaagaTAATACATGAAATTGTAATTATTTAGAATTTAGCTTGAAACTTAAAAGATTAAAACTTTGAATATTATAACACTAACATTTATTGAATATCTTAATTTTGtatctaaaaattaatttaaaaaattaataaaatttaaaataacattaaattaaATTGTTGCCAAAAAACTAATTATCAAAGTTTATTATAGTATATTAGTTTTTTTCTTCCATTTGTAAAACTTCATTTAAGTAAAAAAACTAAAGCCCAAAGTTTATTATACTAAATTTGGCATAAAATATTACCAAGTGAATGAATTATGTGAATTTTAAATACACATAAATAACTTTATTGAAAGAATAGACAAtcaaattagttaaataatatatttaaaaaaatatcactcatttttatataaaatatttggaGAGACATGACCCCATAAAAAACTCCGCCCCTGTCCATAAATGCATAAATGCATAAATGCATGAACTCTTGAAGTTCACCAAAGATCAAATTCACACAAGAATTCGGTGAGCACTTTGTTGGCACTGTCCCAATTGAACTACATACTCTTCTTTTGCCACCTAACATGAACCTTTTTTCTATGTCTTGGTgccttttcaaaacaaaatatCAGGGGAATAATAATTTGGAGACAAAGGCGAATGGTTATTTGATTTGATCTGAGTGATGTTGTATCATTGCTTCATTGATATAGATGAAACAACAATATTATAACTTAATTAGTATAGTGAACCTCCTTCATCGGAAAGAACTTCAATTGTAAATTGTGAATTCCTTTTTTGGCCAAAATTCGATAATGACATTGATTTGATCATTTGATACCCCtcattttatttaacttttattaaaaaagtataatatatttatacttttaaaaaattaacgaTATATAAATAATTCGGCATAACTAGAGTGCAATTTTTTTCCCAACTTTCGGTATATGTAGTGAATTTGTCTAATATATCAAATTGAAAATAAGAGTATTATCCAATTCAAAAATTAGAAACACAAAACAAATTCCCAACCATCCTccaagagagagaaagagatagAAGGGGAAGTTAGAGGGTAAGAAAAATGTGTTTATAAAATCATGCATGTATAAATAAATACTTAAATAGTAGTTGTGGATTAAGagttttttttagaaaaaaataaggCTGTAATATTATGTGTTAATACTTATTAGTAGTAAATAGCTAACTATcctaatttagattttttttattatgttaacTAAATAATACTATCATTGTCTTTTTGACTGGTTTGTAATTTTCTATGAAATACAAtcacttttttatttgttttgttcGCGGATCAAGCATGACACTCATCGACACTCATCTAATATATGCGGTCTTCTTTATCTAACcgtgttttaataaaaaaaatttatcgaATTGTATAGACACAACTAAATAGTATCACGTGTGAGCGTGTCTAAccttattcttaatatatattcttgaaatgagtctagaaataatatatattattaattattaaaataaaaatattttaagtactttatataattaaaaaagacttaaaaataattttaaaaaataatttatattttgatcTATTGGCTATAATTCGGCTCAGGTAAAATTATAAATCGGAATCAGTTAAAACTAAATAAACATGTGCTATATCAAGAGTACGTGGAGTACGTGTTTTGCTCTCCTAACGGACTTATCCTATAAAATCAAACAACTATGTGCTAACCCAAATCGGCACATGAATCTCTTCGCAAATCTCTCTAAATAAGGTCACGAGATAATTAACTAAAACTCTGCAAAGCAGTTTTGGAAATACTTATAACCGTCCTAAACACAACAACTTTATAAATACAAGTGACTCTCTCT
The Arachis stenosperma cultivar V10309 chromosome 7, arast.V10309.gnm1.PFL2, whole genome shotgun sequence genome window above contains:
- the LOC130939384 gene encoding uncharacterized protein LOC130939384, yielding MSPLYYLFSSLSTTTNAPSINTANGSLLHAIHKGSIFQSTLNLPDTYYVPKLNFNLISVGQLVDLGFDVNFSIFCCHVQDRRTGQIIGTRHKVGRLFELENLYIPSVPNLCAAYLPSTFHLWHQRLAHSSLGKLRPLVSQGMLDQFSKVIKVFRYDNAIDRDSKLLAFLAE